GGCCGTGGCCGCGTTCACGTGCTTCGCGTAAGGCGTTTTTCCGTCTGGACTTTAAAACCCAACCTAATACAGCTGGTCATAATCTATAGACAAAATCCAACAGtggaagtttatttctttttaatgagctAGTTGTGTTAGgttgtatattaaaattatatcttataAATACACTCAACGGTACTGTCCGCCTATGTGCGCTACACATTTaattttaagataatatttaGTTATCTTATATAGTATCTTATTTTGTTGTCTTGCTATATAATGTCTGGTTCTCTTAAAACCATGATTTTATGGATCTTGCAGGATAAACCAGTTAGCATTAATGGACattgaatttcatttttcatataatttatttagGTGTCTGCTTTCTGATTATACAGGTATTTAAGGACTAACATACTATGGCTTTAGCTGAGTGCTGCTGAGCTAAATTGGTAGCTGTGATTCGTCCTTCAGTTCATTTGGACTTTTGCCCCtcaaaagggggggggaatactCCTATGTatcaatagaatatttaaaatagtgtttttttCAATCAGCAACTAAAAATGTGTATCAGTAAATAAAGGTTTTTCAAGTTTGTGGGAAGCTGATTTGTTCAACTGTCATACTTTGTATGTGAAAAGCGTCAGTCATGCTTTATGTCTTAAGTCCCATTTGTAAAGCATTATTTAACCACCTAAagaagagtaaataaatattgCTGTTGTTATATTTAACTCTCTTTAATTATCCCACTGAAACTAAGCTCTTTCAGAGGCATTCCAagcaataaattatttatatcttttaaagcTATGTAGATTTAGACactacatatatttctttttttagtgtccCTGAAATCTTGTTAACAAGTAAACCATTTCGTTTTATCTCTGTGAAATTTTATAGCACTGCATTAATATTAATGAGCGTTCTGACAAGTTAGGACTGCCAGATTAGGTGCTCTTTTCTATCCTCATCACCGCATTTAGTGTTCATCTTTCCGAATGTGCTTTGAGGAGATGGCATTTTGACACATAATTCCTATGGAAATGTTTTACTTTTACATAGCCGTCAGTGCATCCTAATAAGAAAATGTATCCTTTTAGAAATAGTGAAGGCAATAGTCTGATTTTTTAGTTCAATTGAACTTGGTTAAAAAAGGCAatctaatttacattttctgtAGAACACAAGGGCCATGTGACTGGTAGGATCCTTGTTCTATCCAAAGCTTCACTCTGGGCGTAGTCAAGAGCAGCACAGACCCAAGGAATTCCAGATTGAATGGGTCCCAAACCGTTAGTGTTCTttgttcccccctccccttttgaTTCATTACTTctgtaatagtttttaaaatgggAAGAGTCTTGGAATACTAGGCACCACTAAAAACAATGAGCTAGAGCACTAGGGAAGTGGAAAGATGTCTAAGATACACTGTTAAGTGGAAAACACGTTGCACAATAGTATGTATAGTatgaccttattttttttaaagtaatatgtaCATACTGTGTTAGTTGCATGGAATTGTCTGGATGAATGTATATCAGAATTGATAACTAAATTATGGGGGTAGTAATTATAAGAAATTTTACTCTATATTTCATACCATTATAGAATATTGTAACTTTTGCAGTAGGCATGTATACTTTTCTAATCAGAAAAacctttttttctgaattttttaaaatgtttttaattttttattgtaaactaatcataacaaaatttatcatcttaaccattttttttaagagagacagagagagggacagataggaacagatagacaggaagggagagaggtgagaagcattaattcctcattgtggcaacttagttgtttattgattgctttcttagatgtgcctgggggggggggggcaggctccagccaagccagtgatcccttgctcaagccagcgaccttgggcttcaagccagtaactttcgggctcaagccagcgactgtggggtcatgtctatgattccgtgctcaagccagtgaccccacgctcaagctagtgagcccacgctctagccagagacctcggggtttcaaacctgggtcctctgtgtcccaggctgatgctttacccactgcactaccgcctggtcaggttctgcagtacatttttcatttgcaaaactgaaactctgtaacCATTAACAGCTTTCCATTTGCCTGTCTCCCCGACCCCTGGAAAGCACTCTTCTACTTTCTGTccctatgaatttgactactctaggtgcCTCACATAAGTAAAATTATGCAGTTTCGTggttaacttatttcacttagcataatgtcctcaaggttaatttgtatgtgtgtttttaaataagaaaagcatataCTCTATGGATAATTGGGCAAAACAGTGAACAAACACTTCATAGTTGGAtaatgcaaatataaataaatgtgaaaaactTCTAAAATACACATTAAGAAAGCTTTTGATGATCAATTTAACCATATTTTAAGAACTGCTAGTACTCAGTGAGACATAAGGAAATATTAAACACAATCTGATTCACTGCAGTTGGGAATATAAATGACATAACCTTTTAATGAGTAATTTGACAGTATAGATTAAGAACGTATAATAACAGGCAGATGCTTTGGTCCATTAACTCTGCTTTTTGGAAGCTAACCTAAAAAATAATCAGACATATGGGCAAAGACTTATGtttaaaggtgtgtcttataaagTAATTCGTTATACAATTATTATCCTAGTTGGCAAcaacataatatttaaataaattaaaatatatttctatccaTGGTTTTAAATGGAGTAGTAAAAGGGCTACAGCTAAATTTCTGGGAAGGGTGTGTTTAGTTGGTAAAAACATACTGTAAAGTTGTCATTAAAGGAAGGTATAAGATTTGTATGTATCTTGATAAGAGaatgtactttaaaatattgGAAATCGCCAGTATTTATATGATATGATAGAGTattgtacatattttaaattttcagtaattttaataacataataaaaGGCTCATGATAagcaaaaaagagatagaaacttATGATTACAGAATGACCTGaactatgaaaaagaaatgcagtttttaaaagACTTGAAGTTAATATGCCAAATGTTAACTGTGTTTGCCTCAGGTAGTGGAATATTTTGTTACCTTTTACCGTTTTCTGTATTTCAGAAATTCTGAGATGAGCATATTTTACTTTTGTATAATAAAGGGAagatacagttttaaaatatgtcattcttCTAAAGAGAATTCCATTTAAATTCCAGGGCTTTAGGATCAGATACAGGAGGATCCACCAGAAATCCAGCCGCCCACTGTGGGGTTGTGGGTTTAAAACCAAGCTATGGCTTAGTTTCTCGTCATGGTCTCATTCCCCTGGTGAATTCAATGGATGTGCCAGGAATCTTAACCAGATGTGTGGATGATGCAGCAGTTATGTTGGGtatttatatgattccatatagtTTCAAAATATTGCTATTTCAATGTACAACAATATGTCTGCCACTCACAAGTATTTTTCTTTACAGGTATACTGGCTGGGCATGACTGCAAAGATTCTACCACAGTACAAGATCCTGTTAAACCATTTGTGCTTCCCAGTTTCATAGATGTGAGCAAACTGTGTATAGGAATTCCGAAGGTAACTCTTCTCTTTCATTACTTTACAGAAATACTCTCAAGTCAAATAGCACAGATTTGGGAAATAGACTTGTTGGGTTTGAATCATgggattgtttaaaaaaaaaaacctttgtaaaGCATCTAGCAGAATACGTGATATATAATGAACATTTAACAAATATAAGTTCTCCAGCCAAATCTCTGGTCTTTAATATTGTTATATCCAGCTCATATCTAGTGCTGTGCTTGTCATGCCATGAATACTCTTAAATTACTCCAATCTTTCTGGCTCCCTGCTAGCAATTTAATCAAATTTTCTAATGTATTGCCAAAGGTCCCTAAgcacaaatttttataaaaacatctaTACCAATGTTCtaattcctgttttgttttgttttttaaactttttccaaTAAGGAATATCTCGTACCAGAATTATCAAGTGAAGTACAATCCCTTTGGTCCAACGCTGCTAAACTCTTTGAGTCCAAGGGGGCCAAAGTAATAGAAGTGTCTCTGCCCCACACCAGTTATTCAATTGTCTGCTACCATGTATTGTGTACATCAGAAGTGGCATCAAATATGGCAAGATTTGATGGGCTAGAATATGGTAAGATAGCTGTATCTtggattctcttttttcttttttttttattcagtgagaggcagggatgcagagacagactcccgcatgcaacccgACTGGGATCACCCGTAAAGATCACTAggtggggcgttgctccactgctcagcaactgggcccttctcagtgcctgaggcggaggccatggagccatcttcagtgcccgagccaactttgctccaattgagccatggctgcaggaggggaaaagaaagagagaaagagaagcaagagggggaggagtggagtagcagatggatacttctcctgtgtgccctgatcaggaattgaacccaggacatctgcatgctgggctggcgctttaccactgagccaactggccagggcttgtgtttTGGATTTTCAGAGTAGTTGTCTCAGCATTTGTATGGTTCACTTAttaatggcaaaataaaaatattgcctaAGATAAGATAACATTAATGATTTAGAGAAGTAAATCagtgaattctttgtcattttagcTTTACACTCACACTATTCATTATTAACATCTCTATATGTTCAGTTCACCTTTCTGAATTGAATACCTTAAAGGGGCAATACCTTATCTTTATATTCTCAGTCTATGTAATATAGTGCTTAGTACATGGTAGATGCTTAGTAAacagtggaatgaatgaatgaactaataAGTGAATGGGGGAGTAAATAAATGatgtttccttctttattttcttccatcttcGTGATTCCTGACTGGTCAGTCAGTCACAAGGCAAATGAAGAAGAAGAACTATTAAGGGCAATCTCCTGCAATTTAATATTGGTCACAGTGTGAATCTAGGTCTGCTTGTCAGCCAAAACCTGACTTCCTCTTCAAGTAATGTTTATCCCTTTTTTGTTTTCAGGTTATAGATGTGACATTAATGTGTCTACTGAAGCCTTGTTTGCTGCAACCAGACGAGAAGGCTTTAATGATGTGGTGAGAGGAAGAATTCTCTCAGGAaactttttcatattaaaagagtAAGATAATTAGTTTAGGAATTTTTCCCATTCttaaaaactcaacagcaaaGTAGTAGCAATCTTATAAGTTGAGATATTTGCTAAAGAAGCGAAATCCTTATGACTTGAATTAGAAATCGTAATTAAAGGTCtacatatatggtatatatatccTGGTTATtcaggaacaaacaaacaaaaatgatgttCTAGTTAAATGATTAGTACAAACTGAGTAGTAAGCCCTGAAGGATTTTGGCTTCATGAAAAGTCTGCTgacggtcctggccggttggctcagtggtagagcgtcggcctggcgtgcggaggacccgggttcgattcccggccagggcacataggagaagcgcccatttgcttctccacccccccctccttcctctctgtctctctcttcccctcccgcagccaaggctccattggagcaaagatggcccgggcgctggggatggctccttgacctctgccccaggcgctagagtggctctggtagcgacagagcaacgccccggaggggcagagcatcgcccctggtgggcagagcgtcgcccctggtgggcatgccgggtggatccccgtcgggcgcatgcgggagtctgtctgactgtctctccccgtttccagcttcagaaaaatacaaaaaaaaaaaaaacaaaacaaaaaacaaaaaaaaacacagtagaaGGGTgactgccaggggctgggaggtggaAGAAATGGCCAGATGTTGGTCAGAGGATACAAACTTCCAGTGGTAAAATGGACAAGCTTTGGGGATGTAACATACAGCATAGTTACTGTAGTTAACAATACTTCCTTATGTCCTGGAAACTTGCTAAGGGAGTAGATCTGAGGTGTTCTCACCACATTCAAGCTGTCCCTTGAGCTCTGCGCTACTTTCCCCTATCCTGTCCTCTGCTCTGGCAAATTGTGGCTGTCTGCCTCCCTCACTTACCCATaacctcccactcccactcctgaGCTCTGTTTAAGTTCCTCCTCTCTGGGCAGAGGCCTGAAAACTGCCTCCAGGCATTACTTTGGGGAAATCAAAGGGCTTCACTTAGATTATTTGCTTTCCTGTTCTCTCAGAACTCCCTCTTCTGAATGCCTGTTGTCTAAGGTCTGAAAGTGGTGGCTTTGTGTTGTCTCCTTTCTGCTTGTCTGATATGGCAGGGTTAGTCCCAGTCCTATTACTGCACCAGTGATAGAAGCAGAAGTTCTGCCTCTAAAGTAGGCAGAAATTTAATAGAAAGCAGAagtatttgttcttttataaaatttaggtTCGGGGTATGCTGTGAATGCAGTATTTAAGCCATCAGCTGTTTCTGCTGTGTAAATTACAGGTGGTGCCTGCTCTATGAACCCTGGGGTCAAATGATAGGAAAGACATCAGATATTTCTATAGGATTCTTTTAGGGTAGaaaagattttacatttttatctcgTTGTAGTAGGTCCACAGTAAGACTGGAATTGTGatatccatttatttttacaggtgaggaaattgaaGTTAGAATAGTTAGTACTTTTGCCAGCCTTCATTAGGAGGACTTAAAGAGCATTTTCTTTTACTCATTCTTTGCATGATTGATTTATAGAAACTCCTATGTCTGGCTGATTCTGTAATCTTTTCAGTAAAGTAAGCAGCTTTTCTTGAACTGCACACTTCCATCCTGGGTTGTGCCTATCCAGTAAATACAAAAGTGCAAACACAGCACACTTTTTCCGGTTTCTGTTTCCAGAGCCTGTTTCCTAGAGTCTAATTCGGGTGGCATGTTAGAATTTTGCAAAATTTCAGAATCCTTATAATAATTAGTTGTCATTCTGCTATAGATGGCATGAGACATTTAGTAGAAAGAGCACTGGAACGGGCCTCCAGGGACTCGGTTCTAGTTTTTATTCTACCACTGCCAGTCTCTGTAACCTTTGCAGTCATTTAATTACACTTAACTTTACTCCCCTGGAAATGAGTGTTCTGGTTTATTGGTGTCCCTAAAAGTATTATTAACACTTGTGTTCATATATGCAGAATTGCATCATGTACTGAATTCTGATTGATTAAATTCCACATTTACAAACTTCAAATCACATCACAGTTGaacaaaatttattcttatttgttgTTAGGGATTTTTGTGGTCCTGCTCATAAAGGCCAAGAGTCCAGTGATTCTTTAACAAGCTTTTTGTATGAgaattattcaaagaaataacaaaaagctCTTAACATATCATCTATTTTTTTCCACAGAAACTATGAAAATTACTTCGTCAAAGCACAGAAAGTGAGACGGCTCATTGCTAATgattttgtgaatgtttttaatgCTGGAGTGGATGTCTTGCTAACTCCCACCACCCTGAGTGAGGCAGTACCACACGTGGAGTTCATCAAAGAAGACAACAGAACACGAAGCACCCAGGATGATATTTTCACACAGGCTGTAAATATGGCAGGTAAGGCTTCCCCAAGAGCGTTCTGGTTTTCTGTGCACATTTAGGTAGGCACCCTGATCTTCAACTTAGGTTCTAGCTGGATTGTTTCCTAAAAGTGATTGCTGTCCTTCTGGAATGCTTagaatcgtgtgtgtgtgtgtgtgtgtgtgtgtgtgtgtgtgtgtgtgtgttatgaatATGCAAGGCACATGTACACTTATattcagcacacacacacatattcagaaTCAACCCACTTAATagcatattttttaacttttatttaaaaaattttcaaacctacagaaaaattgaaaagtagTATAATGAATACCCATGTGCCCTTTGTCATCTTTGTTAACATTTTGCctcatttgctttctctctttctttttccctctgtgtctgtctggctgtacacacacacacacacacacacacacacacacactgtttttaACTGAATAATTTGAAAGTTTCAACATCAGGACACTTCACCTTTATCACGAGTCTTCTAAGAATAAAGACATTCTCATATATAATCACACCTAAAAAAACTAACATAAATACAATAATTTGTGAAATATAatccatatttaaatattttcgtttgaaatttaaataattaaattttataaattaaaaataatttcaattatcAGTTGTACCAAAAAATGTCTtttgccagaccaggtggtggtagagtgggtagagcatcaacctgggactctgaggacccaggtttaaaaccccaaggttgctggcttgagcatgggctcatccagcttcagtgtgggctcaacagcttgagctcaggatcactggcttgagcttgggatcatagacatgaccccatggtcactgacttgagcccaaggttgctggcttgagcaaagggtcactggctcagttggagccccccgtcaaggtacataggagaaagcagtcaaagaacaactaaggagccacaagaagttatgcttctcatctttctcccttcttgtctctttgtccctgtctgtccctctctctctctacaataaaaaaaagtataagttgTTATTCCcttgatatatacatacatttgttTATGGTgtcgttttattttttaaatgtttattttattgattttagagagagaggaagagagagaaggacagagacaggaacattgatctgtccctgtatgtgccctgagggatcaaaccagcaacctctgtgcttcaagacagtgctctaaccagccaaactctCTGGCCAGGGATatgatgtctttttattttatttatttttttaatttttattaatttttaatttattgtgtttacattgattcaagtgtcccactgaatataactccctcaccccccacccctgtatccCATTTTACacccctttactcccctccccctagctccctccccctttctctctaagatttgctgtcctgttatctgtatctctgtgttatgtatatatagtttcactaatctctttaccttctctgatcccatccctttatcccccttccctctgacaactgtccctctggtccctgtgaccccccctctgcctcttttccattcctcagttcacattgttcattagattccacatatatgtgagatcatatgatatttttctttctctgcctggcttatttaatttagcataataatatccaggtccatccatgctgtcacgaaaggtaagatttccttctttttcacagccgcataggattccattgtgtatatgtaccactgctttttaatccactcgtccactggtggacacttgggctgtttccagatcttggttattgtaaacaatgctgcaataaacatgggggtgcatttctccttttgaatcagtgatttggtattcttaggatatattcctaaaagtgggatagctgggccaaaaggaagtttcatttttaattttttgaggaaatgccatagtgttctccacagtagctgcaccagtctgcattctcaccagcagtgcaggaggattcccttttctccacaccctccccagcacttactgtgttttgttttgttaatgagcgccattctgacaggtgaggtgctatctcattgtggttttaatttgcattgctctgatgattagtgacattgtactttttttcatatgccttttggccatttgtatatgctctttggagaaatgactattcagttcttttgcccatttcttttttttgtttttttttgggttttttttgtttttttcatttttctgaagctggaaacggggaggcagtcagacagattcccacatgcgcccgaccgggatccacctggcatgcccaccagggggcgatgctctgcccctctggggcgttgctctgttgcatccagagccattccagcacctgaggcagaggccacagagccatcctcagcgcccgggccatctttgctccaatggagcctcggctgtgggaggggaagagagagacagagaagaaggagagggggaggggtgga
The sequence above is a segment of the Saccopteryx bilineata isolate mSacBil1 chromosome 12, mSacBil1_pri_phased_curated, whole genome shotgun sequence genome. Coding sequences within it:
- the QRSL1 gene encoding glutamyl-tRNA(Gln) amidotransferase subunit A, mitochondrial isoform X2, producing MLKGYVPPYNATVVQKLLDQGALLMGKTNLDEFAMGSGSTDGVFGPVKNPWSYSKQYREKRKQKPHGEKEDADWLIAGGSSGGSAAAVAAFTCFAALGSDTGGSTRNPAAHCGVVGLKPSYGLVSRHGLIPLVNSMDVPGILTRCVDDAAVMLGILAGHDCKDSTTVQDPVKPFVLPSFIDVSKLCIGIPKEYLVPELSSEVQSLWSNAAKLFESKGAKVIEVSLPHTSYSIVCYHVLCTSEVASNMARFDGLEYGYRCDINVSTEALFAATRREGFNDVVRGRILSGNFFILKENYENYFVKAQKVRRLIANDFVNVFNAGVDVLLTPTTLSEAVPHVEFIKEDNRTRSTQDDIFTQAVNMAGLPAVSVPTALSSQGLPIGLQFIGRAFCEQQLLTVAKWFEKQVQFPVIQLEEIMDDCSSVFENGKLASVSLKQ
- the QRSL1 gene encoding glutamyl-tRNA(Gln) amidotransferase subunit A, mitochondrial isoform X1; this encodes MLGRTLREVSVALKQGQITPTELCQKCLSLIKKTKFLNAYITISEELALQQAEESRKRYKKGHPLGDLDGIPVAVKDNFSTCGIETTCASNMLKGYVPPYNATVVQKLLDQGALLMGKTNLDEFAMGSGSTDGVFGPVKNPWSYSKQYREKRKQKPHGEKEDADWLIAGGSSGGSAAAVAAFTCFAALGSDTGGSTRNPAAHCGVVGLKPSYGLVSRHGLIPLVNSMDVPGILTRCVDDAAVMLGILAGHDCKDSTTVQDPVKPFVLPSFIDVSKLCIGIPKEYLVPELSSEVQSLWSNAAKLFESKGAKVIEVSLPHTSYSIVCYHVLCTSEVASNMARFDGLEYGYRCDINVSTEALFAATRREGFNDVVRGRILSGNFFILKENYENYFVKAQKVRRLIANDFVNVFNAGVDVLLTPTTLSEAVPHVEFIKEDNRTRSTQDDIFTQAVNMAGLPAVSVPTALSSQGLPIGLQFIGRAFCEQQLLTVAKWFEKQVQFPVIQLEEIMDDCSSVFENGKLASVSLKQ